The stretch of DNA ACTCCTAAGAACTGCTCGAAGCGAATGTCAGATTCGCGCCCCATTGCGGTCGTTCGCACATCCAAGCATCTGGTCGTGAGCTGCCTGACCGGTGCGACCACGACGCCAAGCGAGCCGCTTCGGCCCCCTTCGCCTTCCCGTGCGCGACCGTTTCTCTTCTGGCCATGCCGGCCAGAGGAGAAGTCAGATGGGAATGTCAGAATTCGATTCGCGCGCGCGTTCGATGCGCCCTTGGAACGCAGGCACACAGGTTGGCCCAAAGCGGCCGCTGACGCAGAAGCAGATCTGGGCGATCCGTTTTCACCTCGATAGGGAGCAACGCTTTCGTGACAGGGCGCTGTTTGATCTCGCGATCGACAGCAAGCTACGAGGCTGCGATCTCGTCGAGCTGAAGATCGGCGACCTGGTAGCAGGCGCGGAGATCCGACACCGAGCCACGATCATCCAACGGAAAACGAAGCGACCGGTGCAGTTCGAAATCGCTCAGGACGCTCGAGCGAGCCTGCTGGCCTGGCTCGAGCTTCGTGGAGGCAGCGTCGAGGACTTCGCCTTCCCCAGTCGGGTCGATCACGATCGGCATCTGAGTACGCGGCAATACGCTAGGCTCGTCGATGAATGGGTCACCGCGGTCGGGCTCCGAAGAAAGGATTATGGCACCCACTCGCTGCGTCGAACGAAAGCATCGATCATCTACAAAGCGACAGGCAATCTCAGGGCCATTCAAATCCTGCTCGGCCATTCCAAGATCGAGAACACCGTGCGCTACCTCGGCGTCGACATCGAAGACGCGCTCACGTTGTCTGAGAAAATCGAGATCTGAGAGCTGCGCCAGTCTCCGCGAGAGGCTGGCGCACCAACCAAGCGGCCGGTTTCATTTGATTTTGAGCGCTTCAGCGGCGACCGATTAGGGGTGGAAAGCGGACGGAAAGAACTATGGCGTGTTGA from Sphingomicrobium sp. XHP0239 encodes:
- a CDS encoding tyrosine-type recombinase/integrase yields the protein MGMSEFDSRARSMRPWNAGTQVGPKRPLTQKQIWAIRFHLDREQRFRDRALFDLAIDSKLRGCDLVELKIGDLVAGAEIRHRATIIQRKTKRPVQFEIAQDARASLLAWLELRGGSVEDFAFPSRVDHDRHLSTRQYARLVDEWVTAVGLRRKDYGTHSLRRTKASIIYKATGNLRAIQILLGHSKIENTVRYLGVDIEDALTLSEKIEI